A single region of the Pseudomonas sp. VD-NE ins genome encodes:
- a CDS encoding fatty acid cis/trans isomerase produces MSYRVISIVLLFLSWGAVAQEPSISYSRDIQPIFTEKCVACHACYDSACQLNLGSGEGAARGASKMPVYDGERTQAAPTTRLFYDAFGKRAWQQKDFYSVLDAQGSQAALMARMLELGHKTPLTPNAKLPEDIVLGLNRENMCALPAEFEGYAGAHPKEGMPLAVTGLTDQQYQTLQRWLASGAPIDEQGLAPSAKEALQIVQWENLLNTPGARQSLVGRWLYEHLYLAHLYFKDGEPGHYFQWVRSRTPTGQPIDLIATRRPNDDPGTQVYYRLWPVQGVIVHKTHITYPLSAAKMARVKSLFYSGNWQVNALPGYGPQSRANPFATFEAIPAQARYQFMLDNAEYFVRTFIRGPVCRGQIATDVIRDNFWALFQAPEHDLYITDPNYRGQATPLLAMPGQNDDVGSVLSLWRNYRDKRNEYEALRRDSYADLPAPSWSTLWAGNDNALLSIFRHFDSASVTKGLIGEVPQTMWLFDYPLLERTYYQLAVNFDVFGNVSHQAQTRLYFDLIRNGAEQNFLRLMPADSREDFLDDWYQSSGQFKMWLDYEAIDDDKPTALKLDEKNPKYDFAMQLLARYGDLNARPDPINRCDGAYCSRPNIDPALQNAEQALSRLTSRPAAGLKVIDQLPEATMLRIETASGKREVYSLMRNRAHSNVAFLLGESLRYQPGLDTLTIYPGVLSSYPNFIFNIPAAQVPEFVDAMENAKDANRFEKIVERWGIRRSHPQFWFYFHDLSQYLHETDPVEEGVLDMNRYENL; encoded by the coding sequence ATGTCGTACCGCGTCATCAGCATTGTTTTGCTGTTCTTAAGCTGGGGCGCCGTTGCGCAAGAGCCCTCGATCTCATACAGCCGTGATATCCAACCGATCTTCACCGAGAAGTGCGTGGCCTGCCATGCCTGCTACGACTCGGCCTGCCAGTTGAATCTGGGCAGTGGCGAGGGCGCGGCCCGTGGCGCGAGCAAGATGCCGGTCTACGACGGCGAACGCACACAAGCGGCGCCGACTACCCGACTGTTCTACGACGCCTTCGGCAAACGTGCCTGGCAGCAGAAAGACTTCTATTCAGTGCTCGATGCCCAGGGCAGTCAGGCCGCGCTGATGGCGCGCATGCTCGAGCTGGGCCATAAAACGCCGCTGACGCCCAACGCCAAACTGCCTGAAGACATTGTGCTGGGCCTGAATCGCGAGAACATGTGCGCGTTGCCTGCCGAATTTGAGGGTTATGCCGGTGCGCATCCGAAAGAAGGCATGCCGCTGGCGGTGACCGGGCTGACCGATCAGCAATATCAGACGTTGCAGCGTTGGCTGGCATCCGGAGCGCCGATTGACGAGCAAGGCCTGGCGCCGAGCGCGAAAGAGGCGTTGCAGATCGTCCAGTGGGAAAATCTGCTCAATACTCCAGGCGCCCGGCAGAGTCTGGTCGGCCGCTGGCTGTACGAGCACTTGTACCTCGCGCACCTCTATTTCAAGGATGGTGAGCCGGGGCATTACTTCCAGTGGGTGCGTTCGCGCACGCCGACCGGGCAGCCGATCGACCTGATCGCCACCCGTCGCCCCAACGACGATCCGGGCACCCAGGTGTATTACCGCTTGTGGCCGGTGCAAGGGGTGATCGTGCACAAGACCCACATCACCTACCCGCTGAGCGCGGCGAAGATGGCGCGGGTGAAAAGCCTGTTTTATAGCGGCAACTGGCAGGTCAACGCGCTGCCCGGTTACGGCCCGCAGAGCCGCGCCAATCCATTTGCCACGTTCGAAGCGATTCCGGCGCAGGCGCGTTATCAGTTCATGCTCGATAACGCCGAATACTTTGTCCGCACCTTTATTCGCGGCCCGGTGTGCCGTGGGCAGATTGCGACCGACGTGATTCGTGACAACTTCTGGGCGCTGTTCCAGGCGCCGGAACACGACCTCTATATCACCGACCCGAACTATCGCGGCCAGGCCACGCCGTTGCTGGCCATGCCCGGGCAGAACGACGATGTCGGCAGTGTGTTGAGCCTGTGGCGCAACTACCGCGACAAGCGCAATGAATATGAGGCCCTGCGCCGCGACAGCTACGCCGATCTCCCGGCCCCGAGCTGGTCGACCCTGTGGGCCGGCAATGACAACGCGTTGCTGAGTATTTTCCGTCACTTCGACAGCGCTTCGGTGACCAAAGGCCTGATTGGCGAGGTGCCGCAGACGATGTGGCTGTTTGACTATCCGCTGCTCGAACGCACCTATTACCAGTTGGCAGTCAACTTCGACGTGTTTGGCAACGTCTCGCATCAGGCGCAAACCCGGTTGTATTTCGACCTGATCCGCAACGGCGCCGAGCAAAACTTCCTGCGCCTGATGCCTGCCGACTCTCGTGAGGATTTCCTCGACGATTGGTACCAGAGCAGCGGCCAGTTCAAGATGTGGCTCGATTATGAGGCGATCGATGACGACAAACCGACCGCGCTGAAGCTCGATGAGAAAAACCCGAAATACGACTTCGCCATGCAATTGTTGGCGCGTTACGGCGATCTCAATGCGCGCCCGGACCCAATCAATCGCTGCGATGGCGCCTACTGCTCGCGGCCGAATATCGACCCGGCGCTGCAAAATGCCGAGCAGGCGCTGAGCCGCCTGACTTCGCGTCCGGCGGCCGGTTTGAAGGTTATCGATCAGTTGCCGGAAGCAACGATGCTGCGCATTGAAACCGCCAGCGGCAAACGCGAGGTCTACAGCCTGATGCGCAACCGCGCGCACAGCAACGTAGCGTTCCTGCTCGGTGAATCACTGCGCTATCAGCCTGGGCTGGACACCCTCACGATTTATCCGGGCGTGCTCAGCAGTTATCCGAATTTCATCTTCAATATCCCTGCCGCTCAAGTGCCTGAATTTGTCGATGCCATGGAAAACGCCAAGGATGCCAATCGCTTCGAGAAAATCGTCGAACGCTGGGGAATCCGTCGCAGTCATCCGCAATTCTGGTTCTATTTCCATGATCTGAGCCAGTATCTGCACGAAACCGACCCGGTGGAAGAGGGCGTGCTGGACATGAACCGCTACGAGAATCTTTGA
- a CDS encoding acyltransferase, with the protein MLISVQALRALAAWAVVCHHFMQIFFDFQARGPIGQLFIDKGAVGVDIFFVISGLVIFLSTENKALPPARFLLYRLFRIVPAYWLYTLLMALLVVFAQPLLPDQTVDWGHLLLSLLFIPTENPGGYGIYPTLNVGWTLNYEMLFYLLFAWALLFRLQVRLLVVAALLFAVCQAWTGFGWVSAFYRSDIVYEFLLGIGIGMLYRRGWIGAGLWLPLAGIIAALLTIYHLAPAPRLLNWGLPSAVLVLSCMALERYVERSRVLKLLGDCSYSVYLMHVLVLSAGGFIARRYGINPYLMFVVCALAIGVGSWLSYEWVEKRSYRWLKARIDDGADENLSRQKY; encoded by the coding sequence ATGTTGATTTCAGTGCAAGCCCTGCGTGCGCTTGCAGCGTGGGCGGTGGTCTGCCATCACTTCATGCAGATTTTCTTCGACTTCCAGGCACGCGGGCCGATCGGGCAGCTGTTCATCGACAAGGGCGCGGTGGGCGTCGACATCTTCTTTGTCATCAGCGGTCTGGTGATTTTCCTCTCGACCGAAAACAAAGCGCTGCCGCCCGCGCGTTTCCTGCTGTATCGGCTTTTTCGCATCGTCCCGGCGTACTGGCTTTACACGCTGTTGATGGCACTGCTGGTGGTATTCGCCCAGCCGTTACTGCCGGATCAGACGGTGGACTGGGGCCATCTGTTGCTGTCGTTGCTGTTCATTCCTACCGAGAATCCCGGCGGCTACGGCATCTATCCGACGTTGAATGTCGGCTGGACGTTGAATTACGAAATGCTTTTCTACCTGCTGTTTGCCTGGGCGCTGCTGTTTCGCTTGCAGGTGCGGTTGTTGGTGGTCGCGGCGCTGTTGTTTGCCGTGTGTCAGGCCTGGACCGGGTTCGGCTGGGTCAGCGCGTTCTATCGCTCGGACATCGTTTACGAGTTTCTGCTGGGGATCGGCATTGGCATGCTCTATCGCCGGGGCTGGATCGGCGCCGGTTTATGGTTGCCGCTGGCTGGCATCATCGCGGCACTGCTGACGATCTATCATTTGGCACCGGCGCCGCGGTTGCTCAACTGGGGTTTGCCCAGTGCGGTGTTGGTGTTGTCCTGCATGGCGCTGGAGCGGTATGTCGAGCGCAGTCGCGTGCTCAAACTGCTCGGCGATTGCTCGTATTCGGTGTATCTGATGCACGTTCTGGTGTTGTCGGCGGGTGGTTTTATCGCGCGGCGCTACGGTATCAACCCGTATTTGATGTTTGTCGTGTGCGCGCTGGCCATCGGCGTTGGCTCCTGGTTGAGCTACGAATGGGTGGAAAAACGCAGCTATCGCTGGCTCAAGGCGCGGATCGACGACGGGGCGGACGAGAATCTTTCCCGACAAAAATACTAG
- the nfuA gene encoding Fe-S biogenesis protein NfuA, with protein sequence MTAITITDAAHDYLADLLSKQNTPGIGIRVFITQPGTQYAETCIAYCKPGEEKPEDTALGLKSFTAYIDHFSEAFLDDAVVDYATDRMGGQLTIKAPNAKVPMVNADSPVNERINYYLQTEINPGLASHGGQVSLIDVVEDGIAVLQFGGGCQGCGQADVTLKEGIERTLLERIPELKGVRDVTDHTQKENAYY encoded by the coding sequence ATGACCGCTATTACCATTACCGACGCCGCTCACGATTACCTGGCCGATCTGCTCTCCAAGCAGAACACCCCGGGCATCGGCATCCGCGTCTTCATCACCCAGCCTGGCACCCAGTACGCCGAAACCTGCATTGCCTACTGCAAGCCGGGCGAAGAAAAACCTGAAGACACCGCGCTGGGGCTGAAAAGCTTCACCGCTTACATCGATCACTTCAGCGAAGCGTTTCTCGATGACGCCGTTGTCGACTACGCCACCGACCGCATGGGCGGCCAGCTGACCATCAAGGCGCCAAACGCCAAAGTGCCGATGGTCAACGCCGACAGCCCGGTCAATGAGCGCATCAACTACTACCTGCAAACCGAAATCAACCCGGGGCTGGCCAGCCACGGCGGTCAGGTCAGCCTGATCGATGTGGTTGAAGACGGCATCGCCGTGCTGCAGTTCGGTGGCGGTTGCCAGGGCTGCGGCCAGGCGGACGTAACCTTGAAGGAAGGCATCGAGCGCACTCTGCTTGAGCGCATTCCTGAGCTGAAGGGCGTTCGCGACGTGACCGACCACACGCAGAAAGAAAACGCCTACTACTAA
- the cobM gene encoding precorrin-4 C(11)-methyltransferase, producing MTVYFIGAGPGDPELITVKGQRLIRSCPVIIYAGSLVPAAVLDGHQAEMVVNSAELHLEQIIELIKTARAKGQDVARVHSGDPSLYGAIGEQIRYLRELDIPFEIIPGVTATAACAALLGAELTLPDVSQSVILTRYADKTAMPAGEELGSLAQHGATMAIHLGVNHLQKILAELLPHYGADCPIAVIHRATWPDQDWVVGTLADIAGKVEAKGFRRTALILVGRVLGSEVFSESSLYRAGHAHLYRP from the coding sequence ATGACCGTCTACTTCATCGGCGCCGGCCCCGGCGACCCGGAATTGATTACCGTCAAAGGCCAGCGGCTGATCCGCAGCTGCCCGGTGATTATCTACGCAGGCTCGCTGGTGCCTGCTGCAGTACTCGATGGCCATCAGGCGGAAATGGTGGTGAACAGCGCTGAACTGCATCTGGAGCAGATCATCGAACTGATCAAGACCGCACGCGCCAAGGGTCAGGATGTGGCGCGGGTGCATTCCGGCGATCCGAGTCTGTATGGCGCGATCGGTGAGCAGATCCGTTATCTGCGCGAGCTGGATATTCCGTTCGAGATCATTCCGGGAGTGACGGCAACGGCAGCCTGTGCGGCGTTACTCGGTGCGGAGCTGACGTTGCCGGACGTGTCGCAAAGCGTGATTCTGACCCGCTACGCCGACAAGACCGCGATGCCGGCAGGCGAAGAGCTCGGCAGTCTGGCGCAGCATGGTGCGACGATGGCGATTCATCTGGGGGTTAACCATCTGCAGAAGATTCTGGCGGAACTGCTGCCGCATTACGGCGCGGACTGCCCGATTGCGGTGATTCACCGGGCGACGTGGCCGGATCAGGATTGGGTGGTGGGAACGCTGGCGGATATCGCCGGGAAGGTCGAGGCCAAAGGGTTTCGGCGTACGGCGTTGATTCTGGTTGGGCGCGTTTTGGGCAGTGAGGTGTTTAGCGAGTCATCGTTGTATCGCGCTGGGCATGCTCACCTCTATCGCCCTTGA
- a CDS encoding cobalamin biosynthesis protein, protein MTDDSAAPTFVVGLGCQRGCPASTLRALLDQALQAHRIELEAVKALASIDLKRDEPGLQELATQLALPLLYFSSEELASYQQRLSHHSQIAYERTGCYGVAESAALALAEQLIQAPAKLLISRQKYAQATLALAGAA, encoded by the coding sequence ATGACCGATGACAGCGCAGCGCCGACCTTCGTGGTCGGTCTGGGCTGCCAGCGCGGCTGCCCGGCCAGCACGCTGCGCGCGTTACTCGACCAAGCCTTACAGGCGCATCGCATAGAGCTTGAAGCGGTCAAGGCATTGGCCAGCATCGACCTGAAGCGCGACGAGCCGGGCCTGCAAGAACTTGCCACGCAACTGGCCCTGCCCTTGCTGTACTTCAGCAGCGAAGAACTGGCCAGTTATCAGCAACGACTCAGCCACCATTCGCAAATTGCCTACGAGCGCACCGGTTGCTACGGCGTGGCGGAAAGTGCAGCGTTGGCACTCGCCGAACAGCTGATTCAGGCTCCGGCAAAATTGCTGATTTCCCGGCAGAAATACGCTCAGGCCACGTTGGCATTGGCCGGCGCGGCGTAA
- a CDS encoding CbtA family protein, producing the protein MIKRIAQTAGFTGLLAALLLTLLQSFWVSPLILQAETFEKSEPVAVHEHAAGVAAHTHDADAWEPEDGWQRVVSTTGGNLVVAVGFALMLAGLYTLRAPTKTSQGLLWGLAGYATFVLAPTLGLPPELPGTAAADLASRQTWWIGTAASTAAGLALIVFSRHWLMKILGVAILAVPHVIGAPQPEVHSMLAPEALEAQFKIASQLTNVAFWLALGLISAWLFRRKSAGQYHA; encoded by the coding sequence ATGATCAAGCGTATTGCGCAAACCGCAGGTTTCACCGGTCTGCTGGCCGCCCTGCTCCTCACCCTGCTGCAAAGCTTTTGGGTCTCGCCGCTGATTCTGCAGGCGGAAACCTTCGAGAAGTCCGAGCCGGTGGCGGTTCACGAACACGCCGCTGGCGTGGCTGCGCACACCCACGATGCCGACGCCTGGGAGCCGGAAGACGGCTGGCAGCGCGTGGTTTCGACCACGGGCGGCAATCTGGTGGTGGCCGTCGGTTTCGCCCTGATGCTCGCCGGCCTCTACACCCTGCGTGCACCGACAAAAACCTCGCAAGGTCTGCTCTGGGGTCTGGCCGGTTATGCGACGTTCGTGCTTGCGCCGACCTTGGGCCTGCCGCCTGAACTGCCCGGCACCGCTGCAGCCGATCTGGCTTCGCGGCAGACGTGGTGGATCGGCACGGCCGCTTCGACCGCTGCCGGCCTGGCTCTCATCGTGTTCAGCCGCCACTGGCTGATGAAGATCCTCGGCGTGGCCATCCTCGCCGTGCCGCACGTGATCGGCGCGCCGCAACCGGAAGTGCATTCGATGCTCGCCCCCGAGGCATTGGAAGCTCAGTTCAAAATCGCTTCGCAGTTGACCAACGTGGCGTTCTGGCTCGCCTTGGGCCTGATCAGCGCCTGGTTGTTCCGCCGCAAAAGCGCTGGCCAATACCACGCATGA
- a CDS encoding CbtB domain-containing protein encodes MSIISSTGSNTDKITSTATLSQRLSAAIFASILGASLVYFAGFSHIEAVHNAAHDTRHSAAFPCH; translated from the coding sequence ATGTCGATCATCAGCAGCACCGGCAGCAACACGGACAAAATCACCAGCACCGCCACCCTGAGCCAACGCCTGAGCGCCGCGATCTTTGCGTCGATCCTCGGCGCCAGCCTGGTCTACTTCGCCGGTTTCTCGCACATCGAAGCGGTGCACAACGCCGCCCACGATACCCGCCACAGCGCCGCGTTCCCGTGCCACTGA
- the cobW gene encoding cobalamin biosynthesis protein CobW: MKTLAKLPVTIVTGFLGSGKTTLLRHMLDNAQGRRIAVIVNEFGELGIDGEILKQCTIGCTEEEATGRVYELANGCLCCTVQEEFFPVMRELVARRGDLDHILIETSGLALPKPLVQAFQWPEIRSACTVDAVITVVDSPAVAAGTFAAFPDQVDAQRKLDPNLDHESPLHELFADQLASADLVILNKADQTSPEDLARVRAEVAEELPPAVKIIEASNGRLPLDVLIGLGAGSEEHIDSRHSHHDHHHGEGDDDHDDHDHDAFDSISIELPQADESLLLDALTQLVVKHGILRVKGFAAIPNKPMRLLIQGVGTRFDKHFDRQWGADEARVTRLVLIGQELDAAQLEAQLRAALSV, from the coding sequence ATGAAAACACTGGCCAAACTCCCCGTCACCATCGTCACCGGCTTCCTCGGCTCGGGCAAAACCACACTGCTGCGGCACATGCTCGACAACGCTCAGGGCCGCCGCATCGCGGTGATCGTCAACGAGTTCGGCGAGTTGGGCATCGACGGTGAAATTCTCAAGCAATGCACCATCGGTTGCACCGAAGAAGAAGCCACCGGCCGCGTTTACGAACTGGCCAACGGCTGCCTGTGCTGCACCGTTCAGGAAGAATTCTTCCCGGTGATGCGCGAACTGGTCGCGCGTCGCGGCGATCTCGACCACATCCTCATCGAAACTTCCGGTCTGGCCCTGCCAAAACCTTTGGTGCAAGCCTTCCAGTGGCCGGAAATCCGCAGTGCCTGCACCGTTGACGCGGTGATCACCGTGGTCGACAGCCCGGCCGTGGCCGCTGGCACTTTCGCTGCGTTCCCGGATCAGGTCGATGCTCAGCGCAAACTCGACCCGAACCTCGATCACGAATCGCCGCTGCACGAACTGTTCGCCGACCAACTGGCCAGCGCCGACCTCGTCATCCTCAACAAGGCCGACCAGACCAGCCCGGAAGATCTCGCTCGCGTCCGCGCTGAAGTCGCCGAAGAGCTGCCACCGGCGGTGAAAATCATCGAAGCCAGCAACGGCCGTCTGCCGCTGGACGTGCTGATCGGCCTCGGCGCCGGTTCCGAAGAACACATCGACAGCCGTCACAGTCACCACGACCATCACCACGGTGAAGGCGATGATGATCACGATGACCACGATCACGACGCCTTCGATTCGATCTCCATCGAACTGCCGCAGGCCGACGAAAGCCTGCTGCTCGATGCCCTGACGCAACTGGTGGTCAAGCACGGCATCCTCCGTGTCAAAGGTTTCGCTGCCATTCCGAACAAGCCGATGCGCCTGCTGATCCAGGGCGTGGGCACGCGTTTCGACAAGCATTTCGACCGTCAGTGGGGCGCCGATGAAGCGCGCGTCACGCGTCTGGTGCTGATCGGCCAGGAACTCGACGCCGCCCAACTCGAAGCGCAACTGCGCGCCGCGCTCAGCGTTTAA